Proteins co-encoded in one bacterium genomic window:
- a CDS encoding class I SAM-dependent methyltransferase — translation MNVGDPFVRHTAYCFQVLEGVRKDDFNEKGLWPSRDPADVDEPTQEVLVAQLQRWKELVKKYTAVTKMLDPREMFILSIAVQRWAGPILEVGTYKGITTCLMCEVLNSLKRRVQLFTVELLREGYKGPAGDDEYPGENYFKALQQFRSQKALSRVVPIVGDSHKLFPVFWGVRPVLIFLDGDHTEEGVTQDLQMLKNFNHPFICLLHDANLSSVMEPVLKLRSEIPVHFANFHTGASGEKGLVALSRP, via the coding sequence ATGAATGTCGGCGATCCGTTTGTTCGACATACAGCCTACTGCTTCCAGGTTCTGGAAGGCGTCCGAAAGGACGACTTCAACGAGAAGGGCCTGTGGCCGTCGCGTGATCCGGCGGATGTGGACGAGCCAACCCAAGAGGTGCTCGTCGCGCAGCTCCAGCGCTGGAAAGAGCTGGTGAAGAAGTACACGGCTGTCACGAAGATGCTGGACCCGCGGGAGATGTTCATCCTGTCGATCGCGGTGCAGCGCTGGGCCGGTCCGATCCTCGAGGTCGGAACGTACAAGGGCATCACGACCTGCCTGATGTGCGAGGTGCTGAATTCTCTGAAGCGTCGAGTTCAGTTGTTCACTGTTGAACTTCTGAGGGAAGGGTACAAGGGCCCCGCGGGGGACGACGAGTACCCGGGCGAGAACTACTTCAAGGCGTTGCAGCAGTTCCGCAGCCAGAAGGCCCTGAGCCGCGTCGTTCCGATTGTCGGCGACTCGCACAAGCTCTTCCCGGTGTTCTGGGGGGTCCGTCCAGTCCTGATCTTCCTGGATGGCGATCACACCGAAGAAGGCGTGACCCAGGACCTGCAGATGCTGAAGAACTTCAACCACCCCTTCATCTGTCTGCTGCACGATGCGAATCTGTCGTCGGTGATGGAGCCCGTCCTGAAGTTGCGGTCTGAGATTCCGGTGCACTTCGCGAACTTCCACACCGGCGCTTCCGGGGAAAAGGGGCTGGTGGCTCTCAGCCGGCCATGA
- a CDS encoding type 4a pilus biogenesis protein PilO, which translates to MVFTEKNKQALLIGLIMAAFLGFLVGYYYWLSKPVIAKTQKERGTLNAQIKKDQAEINRMRALIENTAEREQMAEVVRRAKERLPEDRRAIEFLTLLRDSLTKTGVVQTRVAPEAPKRRALYEEIPYSVKGSARYHEFGQFLNLIECNPDRFMRVNGFSLSNDPNRPSIHPMEVGISTFMFRSR; encoded by the coding sequence ATGGTCTTTACCGAAAAAAACAAGCAGGCGCTATTGATCGGGCTGATCATGGCTGCGTTCCTAGGGTTCCTGGTGGGCTATTATTACTGGCTGAGCAAGCCGGTCATCGCAAAGACCCAGAAGGAACGCGGTACCCTGAATGCGCAGATCAAGAAGGATCAGGCCGAGATTAATCGCATGCGCGCTCTGATTGAGAACACTGCCGAGCGGGAACAGATGGCAGAAGTGGTTCGGCGGGCGAAGGAGCGGTTGCCCGAAGATCGGCGCGCCATCGAATTCCTGACCCTGCTGCGCGACAGCCTGACAAAGACGGGCGTTGTGCAGACTCGCGTGGCTCCGGAAGCTCCCAAGCGCCGCGCGCTGTATGAAGAGATCCCCTACAGTGTCAAGGGATCGGCACGTTACCATGAATTCGGTCAGTTCCTGAACCTGATCGAATGCAACCCCGACCGCTTCATGCGTGTGAACGGGTTCTCGCTCTCGAATGACCCGAATCGCCCGAGTATTCACCCGATGGAAGTTGGGATTTCGACATTCATGTTCCGGTCTCGATGA
- the gmk gene encoding guanylate kinase, with product MQQRGPAAPPGWRSVIEFQLNREGILFVISAPSGGGKSTVLRAVLKADSTLSYSVSATTRAPRTGEVDGEDYYFHTEEEFERLIAEDAFIEYAKVHGHYYGTLREEVARKLADRKDVILDIDVQGSLELKEERPDTVTIFILPPSIATLEKRLRSRGLDNEETMRLRLENARNEIRFAQRYDYVMVNEDLGRTIETIRNIIEAERCRTHRIAVNDALGEVEFLPAIGRA from the coding sequence ATCCAGCAGCGGGGCCCGGCTGCCCCGCCCGGGTGGCGCTCCGTGATCGAGTTTCAACTGAACCGCGAAGGTATTCTGTTCGTCATTTCTGCCCCGAGCGGCGGCGGCAAATCTACCGTCCTGCGGGCCGTTCTCAAGGCCGATTCCACGCTCTCCTATTCCGTCTCCGCCACAACCCGCGCCCCCCGAACGGGCGAGGTCGACGGCGAAGATTACTACTTCCACACCGAAGAAGAATTCGAGCGCCTGATCGCCGAGGATGCGTTTATCGAGTACGCCAAGGTCCACGGGCACTATTACGGTACGCTGCGCGAAGAAGTCGCCCGCAAACTGGCCGATCGCAAGGATGTGATTCTCGATATCGACGTCCAGGGCAGCCTGGAACTGAAGGAAGAGCGCCCTGACACGGTGACGATCTTCATCCTGCCGCCCAGCATCGCGACGCTCGAAAAGCGCCTCCGCTCCCGCGGTCTCGACAACGAAGAAACGATGCGGCTGCGTCTTGAGAACGCACGCAACGAAATCCGTTTCGCCCAGCGCTACGACTACGTGATGGTCAACGAAGATCTCGGCCGAACGATCGAAACGATCCGCAACATCATCGAAGCCGAGCGATGCCGCACCCACCGTATCGCCGTCAACGACGCCCTCGGCGAAGTCGAATTCCTCCCGGCCATCGGACGCGCGTAG
- the aroB gene encoding 3-dehydroquinate synthase: protein MEPASSDSAARVRVELGKRSYEIIIGRRLFDTAGSFLREVVEGDQVLVVCDEAVESPWSKLLTKTLATSGFDVGIISMPSGEKTKSVECIGQLWEMLADGAFARDSAMVALGGGVAGDLTGFAAATYLRGIAFVQVPTTLLAMVDSSVGGKTGVNLEQGKNLVGSFWQPAMVLADLDCLKTLPVEERISGMAEVIKYGVIRDAEFFDFLEENLDTIFQPGYDEQLVHAVKRSVEIKADVVAEDERESGLRAILNFGHTVGHAIEAETKYGKLRHGEAISIGMVVASMISLNRDTYEEWTQTEHDRLVKLLERTGLPTRVPEGLSAETLIERTQMDKKVRKGRIRYVLPVRMGEVELVRDVEAEEVAIVLKELGAS from the coding sequence ATGGAACCGGCATCTTCCGACTCCGCTGCGCGCGTACGTGTCGAACTGGGCAAACGCTCCTACGAGATTATCATCGGCCGCAGATTGTTCGATACGGCTGGGAGTTTCCTTCGCGAAGTTGTTGAGGGAGACCAGGTCCTGGTTGTTTGCGACGAGGCGGTCGAGTCGCCCTGGAGCAAGCTGCTGACGAAGACACTCGCAACCAGCGGATTCGATGTCGGCATCATCTCGATGCCTTCCGGTGAGAAGACCAAGAGCGTTGAGTGCATCGGGCAACTCTGGGAGATGCTGGCGGATGGAGCCTTCGCGCGCGATTCCGCAATGGTGGCTCTCGGTGGCGGCGTGGCGGGTGACCTGACGGGGTTTGCTGCCGCCACGTACCTGCGCGGGATCGCGTTTGTGCAAGTTCCGACGACGCTGCTGGCCATGGTGGATTCGAGCGTTGGCGGCAAGACCGGCGTGAACCTCGAACAAGGCAAGAACCTCGTCGGCTCCTTCTGGCAGCCGGCAATGGTTCTGGCCGATCTGGATTGCTTGAAGACACTGCCTGTCGAGGAACGTATCTCCGGCATGGCCGAAGTCATCAAATACGGCGTCATTCGCGATGCCGAATTCTTCGATTTCCTCGAGGAGAATCTGGATACGATCTTCCAGCCCGGGTACGATGAGCAACTGGTTCACGCAGTGAAGCGCTCCGTCGAAATCAAGGCCGACGTCGTTGCGGAGGACGAACGCGAATCCGGCCTGCGCGCGATTCTGAATTTCGGGCACACGGTTGGGCATGCAATCGAGGCGGAAACGAAATACGGCAAGTTGCGCCACGGCGAAGCGATCTCAATCGGCATGGTCGTGGCCTCGATGATCTCGCTGAATCGCGATACTTACGAGGAGTGGACGCAGACTGAGCACGATCGCCTGGTGAAACTGTTGGAACGCACCGGTCTCCCGACGCGTGTTCCGGAAGGCTTGAGTGCGGAGACGCTGATCGAACGCACACAGATGGACAAGAAGGTGCGCAAGGGGCGCATCCGCTACGTCCTGCCAGTGCGAATGGGCGAGGTGGAACTGGTGCGCGACGTCGAGGCCGAAGAAGTTGCCATTGTCCTGAAGGAGCTCGGTGCGAGCTGA
- the secG gene encoding preprotein translocase subunit SecG yields MTVLMVILGLAYVVLCTWLVLIVLIQPSKGGGMGSLGGGSASAAISETLGASQAEKSLSKWTAWSTAAFFVIAILLTMLGTWHERERNDLDLGSGEAAAVTPAEPVATEEPGATPPASEETPPVEGPAPASE; encoded by the coding sequence ATGACAGTATTGATGGTTATTCTGGGCCTCGCATACGTGGTCCTTTGCACGTGGTTGGTCCTGATCGTCCTCATCCAGCCGAGCAAGGGTGGCGGCATGGGCAGCCTCGGAGGCGGAAGCGCCTCGGCTGCGATCAGCGAAACCCTCGGCGCCTCGCAGGCCGAGAAGAGCCTTTCGAAATGGACAGCCTGGTCCACGGCCGCATTCTTCGTGATTGCAATTCTCCTGACCATGCTCGGCACGTGGCATGAACGCGAAAGAAACGATCTGGACCTCGGTTCCGGCGAAGCGGCGGCTGTCACGCCGGCCGAACCGGTCGCCACCGAGGAGCCGGGCGCGACACCGCCGGCCTCGGAAGAGACGCCACCGGTCGAAGGTCCAGCACCGGCCTCCGAATGA
- a CDS encoding NAD(+)/NADH kinase: MRVMLVGQQSEEVENCIRDAKLEVVENPADAEACICYGGDGTMLGAERDFPGLPKVPIRKPRPDTGDPEALRLRNCEVLRRVATRQVQITRLPKLEARAHGHCLLALNDIFVHNANVTSAVRFTVEIDETYHFGEIVGDGLIVATPFGSSAYYRSITNSVIHVGIGLAFNNSTEPINHLVLTPDSRIVVCITRGPALLGADNDPQQIELQEGDEVEILQGSATATIWEIENLLRLEGDDEKSHRRLRWLHPRRNQVSTP; encoded by the coding sequence ATGCGGGTGATGCTCGTAGGCCAGCAGTCCGAGGAAGTCGAAAACTGCATCCGCGACGCCAAGTTGGAAGTCGTCGAGAACCCGGCAGATGCCGAAGCCTGCATCTGCTACGGCGGCGACGGAACCATGCTGGGTGCCGAACGCGATTTTCCCGGTCTGCCGAAAGTCCCCATCCGGAAACCGCGGCCGGATACCGGCGACCCCGAAGCCCTCCGCTTGCGCAACTGCGAAGTCCTGCGCCGCGTTGCCACGCGCCAGGTCCAGATCACGCGGCTCCCGAAGCTGGAGGCCCGCGCCCACGGCCACTGCCTGCTGGCCCTGAACGACATTTTCGTCCACAACGCCAATGTCACCAGCGCTGTGCGCTTCACCGTTGAGATCGACGAGACATACCATTTTGGGGAGATCGTCGGCGACGGCCTGATCGTGGCCACGCCCTTCGGGTCCTCCGCCTACTATCGATCGATCACGAACTCGGTAATCCATGTCGGGATCGGGCTGGCGTTCAACAACTCCACGGAGCCCATCAACCACCTCGTCCTGACCCCTGACTCGCGAATCGTCGTGTGCATCACGCGCGGACCGGCGCTGCTGGGTGCGGACAACGATCCTCAGCAGATCGAGTTGCAGGAAGGCGACGAGGTGGAAATCCTGCAAGGCAGCGCCACGGCAACAATCTGGGAGATCGAGAATCTCCTGCGACTCGAAGGCGACGACGAGAAGAGTCATCGCCGTCTACGCTGGTTGCATCCTCGCCGAAATCAAGTGTCTACGCCCTGA
- the miaB gene encoding tRNA (N6-isopentenyl adenosine(37)-C2)-methylthiotransferase MiaB, which yields MAGTYSVITYGCQMNEHDSEIMEGLLRARGMERSDDERTADVIVFNTCTVRDGAESRAYGRIDSLSTSKRENPEQVIAICGCAAQDKGQALLERFQHVDLIIGTRDYVKIDQLVDEVRRTGQRIVAVEDLDKPLSLPTVPMRKSSLKAFVNIMFGCNNRCTFCIVPKTRGVEYSRTLEEIVAEVKTLAEAGFREICLLGQNVNSYLDEKRNDFSDLLHALNEIDGIWRIRYTTSNPKSARDRHLSAIAECEKVMESLHLPVQSGNNRILREMKRAYNIERYRYLVDMYRDLCPDSGLTTDIIVGFPTETDEEFEETIKLVEEMRYDSAFMFMYSPRAGTVAADTMRNDVPMRVKKERLERLIQLQESISAEVNAAEVGRVHEVLVEGPARRYNDMMGRTRTDKTVILPGDESLVGKLVQVRITDGHSHTLKGELLADKPAMAMDA from the coding sequence ATGGCCGGGACTTACAGCGTAATCACCTATGGGTGCCAGATGAACGAGCACGACTCGGAGATCATGGAGGGTCTCCTGAGGGCTCGTGGGATGGAGCGTTCGGACGACGAACGCACCGCCGATGTGATCGTGTTCAACACGTGCACGGTCAGGGACGGCGCGGAATCCAGAGCTTACGGCCGCATCGACAGCCTTTCGACCTCCAAGCGCGAGAACCCCGAGCAGGTCATCGCAATCTGCGGCTGCGCGGCCCAGGACAAGGGCCAGGCGCTGCTGGAGCGCTTCCAGCACGTCGACCTGATCATCGGCACACGCGATTACGTGAAGATCGACCAACTCGTCGACGAGGTTCGCCGCACCGGCCAGCGCATCGTCGCCGTTGAGGATCTGGATAAGCCGCTTAGTCTCCCGACTGTCCCGATGCGCAAGTCGAGCCTGAAGGCCTTCGTAAACATAATGTTCGGCTGCAACAATCGTTGCACCTTCTGCATTGTTCCGAAGACACGCGGCGTCGAGTACAGCCGCACACTGGAAGAGATCGTCGCGGAGGTGAAGACTCTCGCCGAGGCGGGCTTCCGCGAGATCTGTCTGCTGGGCCAGAATGTGAATTCTTATCTGGACGAGAAGCGGAACGACTTTAGCGACCTGCTGCATGCGCTGAACGAGATCGATGGGATCTGGCGAATTCGCTACACGACCTCGAATCCGAAGAGCGCGCGCGACCGGCACCTGTCCGCGATCGCAGAGTGCGAGAAGGTCATGGAAAGCCTCCACCTTCCCGTGCAGTCCGGCAACAATCGGATTCTGCGCGAAATGAAACGTGCCTACAATATCGAGCGCTATCGCTACCTCGTTGACATGTACCGCGATCTTTGTCCGGACAGCGGGCTGACTACCGACATCATCGTCGGATTCCCGACGGAAACCGACGAGGAGTTCGAAGAGACGATCAAGCTTGTGGAGGAGATGCGCTACGACAGCGCATTTATGTTCATGTACTCCCCGCGGGCCGGCACGGTCGCGGCGGACACGATGCGGAACGACGTGCCGATGCGCGTGAAGAAGGAGCGCCTTGAGCGGTTGATCCAACTGCAGGAGTCGATCAGCGCAGAGGTCAATGCCGCCGAGGTTGGCCGCGTACACGAGGTTCTGGTGGAAGGTCCCGCGAGGCGCTACAACGATATGATGGGACGTACGCGCACAGACAAGACCGTGATTCTGCCTGGCGATGAGAGCCTTGTCGGTAAGCTGGTCCAGGTCCGTATCACTGACGGGCACTCACACACGTTGAAGGGTGAATTGCTGGCCGACAAGCCCGCCATGGCGATGGATGCCTAA
- a CDS encoding alpha/beta hydrolase, with protein MLFRRSKNTPRRRRRRTIVVALILLAIAGVSSALLALSGCSHAPIGWEKVPGNTDIVPVLFVTDRAATNDGQFGPDRAESLSYGVAWVTLPPDRETGEYPRPVPAAPLKAERHVALISIEPLSREGFLARLDDSWSNNPDSPRLLFVPGYGLTFESAACRLAQMADDIDAEPPVLFSWPSHGSFTRYARDHRVAADSVPTLQTFLEDLATERAAGRFGAYGVAAHSTGAEILSRALAERHNPAETVADQAIFFAPDVDAGVLAERTTLFTGIKETTIYASTDDVSLWLSRVLHGNEPRGGEVAGWLDPQARIVDVSDVTTQMWGHIYYRDSPEVLSDLRRALTSR; from the coding sequence ATGCTGTTCAGAAGATCAAAAAACACCCCCAGGAGGCGACGCCGTCGGACCATCGTTGTCGCGCTCATTCTGCTGGCGATCGCTGGCGTCTCCTCCGCACTGCTGGCTCTGAGCGGTTGCTCTCACGCGCCGATCGGTTGGGAAAAGGTCCCGGGCAACACGGACATCGTTCCCGTCCTGTTCGTCACCGATCGGGCGGCGACCAACGACGGGCAGTTCGGCCCGGACCGCGCCGAGAGCCTTAGCTACGGCGTCGCGTGGGTGACTTTGCCGCCGGACCGGGAAACCGGCGAGTACCCCCGCCCCGTCCCTGCGGCGCCCCTGAAGGCCGAACGACACGTTGCCCTGATCTCCATCGAGCCTCTCAGCCGAGAGGGCTTCCTGGCGCGCCTGGACGATTCCTGGAGCAACAATCCCGACTCACCACGACTGCTCTTTGTGCCGGGTTATGGACTGACTTTCGAGTCCGCTGCCTGCCGTCTGGCTCAGATGGCAGACGACATCGATGCGGAGCCGCCTGTGCTCTTCAGTTGGCCCTCGCACGGGAGTTTCACGCGATATGCGCGCGATCATCGCGTGGCGGCGGATTCTGTTCCGACTCTTCAGACTTTCCTCGAAGACCTTGCCACAGAACGCGCCGCCGGTCGATTCGGCGCGTACGGCGTTGCGGCTCACAGCACGGGGGCAGAGATTCTTTCGCGCGCCCTGGCGGAGCGTCACAATCCTGCGGAGACGGTGGCCGACCAGGCGATCTTTTTCGCGCCGGACGTCGATGCAGGCGTTCTGGCAGAGCGCACGACCCTCTTCACGGGCATCAAGGAGACGACAATCTACGCGTCGACCGATGACGTTTCGCTTTGGCTATCGCGGGTTCTGCACGGAAACGAGCCGCGTGGGGGCGAGGTTGCCGGCTGGTTGGATCCCCAAGCTCGAATCGTCGACGTCAGCGACGTCACCACGCAGATGTGGGGGCACATTTACTATCGCGACAGCCCCGAAGTACTGTCCGATCTCCGCCGGGCACTGACTTCCAGGTAA
- a CDS encoding secretin and TonB N-terminal domain-containing protein, producing MRLVSPLPSLAGGLGTLLLAAGLWAGPQLHAWNLQQTQNQERVRIRWTEPAPIEINEFPAARQVVVTIPEAFMTSDLAPLDTSASTLLQSAKAQSINLADGREAVQVTFDLREWRDVHAVAGAGWLTLSYERPGSIEVHNASVSDAPSTRKVIKLSNADLEALDADQFGSSNTPATGAGQADAQSDAFAPFYVPPDLTPEEKAQQMGTQDLGMLTTMDILNRTVDLDFKDAELQNVIRLIASKLGLNIILTPDQVNGRVTLSLSNVQVGDALDALLKSRNLAYKIENGGIVRIVDRKLVQPEEKETIIQSVSLNWVDADEIMDALDPFMSDSGEVQSSEKANVIIIKDVPDRIATLQDLITRLDVPEKQVKMEVRLVDMSESASRNLGLRTTWTKQDFTTLVPVEEGELGTAVDLAKTFGGFGSSAGVDSFFIDHIADNVSIFGNDYILQMRLEAEENRGEAVTLANPTILSLNNTEASIEIKRQVPYRDAVNSTQGSVASIRFADLGTKITLTPRITNHGYVQMEIQPEQKILVGTDAATNVPIIDERFAETSVIVKDEQTVALGGLRQFDTTLNETGVPWLLRAPVISWLFKSQSSTQNRVELFLFVTPHIVKDPQPEVYEMGVYEKIDYNWDLPDYYYDEIRARKGPKEQIDPKIKY from the coding sequence ATGCGATTGGTTTCTCCATTACCCAGCCTCGCCGGAGGCCTTGGCACGCTGCTCTTGGCGGCCGGGCTGTGGGCCGGGCCCCAGCTTCATGCCTGGAACCTGCAGCAAACGCAGAACCAGGAGCGGGTGCGAATCCGGTGGACGGAACCGGCGCCCATCGAGATCAACGAGTTCCCCGCGGCCCGACAGGTCGTCGTGACCATTCCGGAGGCCTTCATGACCTCCGATCTGGCTCCCCTCGACACGTCCGCCAGCACGCTTCTTCAGTCCGCCAAGGCGCAGTCAATCAACTTGGCAGACGGGCGCGAAGCCGTGCAGGTGACATTCGACTTGCGCGAATGGCGTGATGTCCACGCCGTCGCCGGCGCTGGATGGCTGACGCTGTCCTACGAGCGGCCGGGCAGCATCGAGGTCCACAACGCGTCCGTGAGCGATGCTCCTTCCACGCGGAAGGTCATCAAGCTCAGCAACGCCGACCTCGAAGCGCTCGATGCCGACCAGTTCGGCTCCAGCAACACGCCCGCGACCGGTGCCGGTCAGGCAGATGCCCAGTCCGATGCCTTCGCTCCCTTCTACGTCCCGCCGGATCTGACCCCGGAAGAGAAGGCGCAGCAGATGGGCACCCAGGACCTGGGTATGCTGACCACCATGGACATCCTGAATCGCACCGTCGATCTGGATTTCAAGGATGCCGAACTCCAGAACGTCATCCGTCTGATTGCCTCGAAGCTTGGGCTGAACATCATCCTGACGCCGGACCAGGTGAACGGACGCGTGACGCTCAGCCTCAGTAATGTGCAGGTTGGCGACGCGCTCGACGCGCTCCTGAAGTCCCGCAACCTGGCCTACAAGATCGAGAATGGCGGCATCGTCCGCATCGTCGATCGCAAGCTGGTTCAGCCGGAAGAGAAGGAAACAATCATTCAGTCCGTTTCGCTGAACTGGGTGGATGCGGATGAGATCATGGACGCGCTCGATCCGTTCATGAGCGACTCCGGCGAAGTTCAGTCGTCCGAGAAGGCCAACGTAATCATCATCAAGGACGTGCCCGATCGCATCGCGACGCTGCAGGACCTGATCACCCGCCTCGACGTTCCGGAGAAGCAGGTGAAGATGGAAGTCCGCCTGGTTGATATGTCCGAGAGCGCCTCCCGCAATCTGGGTCTGCGCACGACATGGACGAAGCAGGACTTCACGACCCTCGTCCCGGTGGAAGAAGGCGAACTCGGCACCGCGGTCGATCTGGCGAAGACCTTCGGCGGATTCGGCTCCTCTGCCGGCGTCGATTCCTTCTTCATCGATCACATCGCCGACAATGTTTCGATCTTCGGAAACGACTACATCCTGCAGATGCGTCTCGAGGCGGAAGAGAACCGTGGCGAGGCCGTGACGCTGGCCAACCCGACGATTCTCTCGCTGAACAACACTGAAGCCAGCATCGAGATCAAGCGTCAGGTCCCGTACCGCGACGCCGTCAACTCGACGCAGGGCTCCGTGGCCTCGATCCGTTTCGCGGACCTTGGCACCAAGATCACACTGACCCCGCGCATCACCAACCACGGCTACGTCCAGATGGAGATCCAGCCGGAGCAGAAGATCCTCGTCGGTACCGACGCTGCCACAAATGTCCCGATCATCGACGAGCGCTTTGCCGAGACATCTGTGATCGTGAAGGACGAGCAGACGGTCGCCCTCGGCGGTCTGCGCCAGTTCGATACGACTCTGAACGAAACGGGCGTTCCCTGGCTGCTTCGTGCGCCAGTCATCAGTTGGCTGTTCAAGAGCCAGTCCTCCACACAGAACCGCGTCGAGCTCTTCCTGTTCGTGACGCCGCACATCGTCAAGGACCCGCAGCCCGAGGTCTACGAGATGGGCGTATACGAGAAGATCGATTACAACTGGGATCTGCCGGATTACTACTACGATGAAATTCGCGCCCGCAAGGGACCGAAAGAGCAGATCGACCCGAAAATCAAGTACTGA
- a CDS encoding LacI family transcriptional regulator, with product MAGQKTKSGKRRVTIMDVAKEAGVSIAAVSRILNNSYEGFSAREETKQRVYAAVKKLNYVASRAAVRLATGKTQAIAFCYPGHGIGDTAIDTSQISTVFGQFDHMLQVHGVARAANSARYDLVLMMRGGERTLEQLLTQAQETVDGIIYVQPEADKKIMKKVVSAEIPVAIVGPAPVEGDNFCSVRVDEFTAGRMAMGHLIVAGSRRVIVAVPEALVHETAIQDRLEGVKIAVKTFSDPALGFDVVQLPYDMDVAKSKLISHIGKWGKPDGVLTLGGVLPFAVMQALESEGLLVPDDVKVVGFDENPMYQLHSPPITGIRYPIEEMCRKAAEILLERIKSGKTPEPVLMTPKMIARKSSEASFLF from the coding sequence ATGGCAGGCCAGAAGACAAAGTCCGGGAAGCGGCGCGTCACCATCATGGACGTTGCCAAGGAGGCGGGTGTAAGCATCGCTGCGGTCTCGCGTATCCTTAACAATAGCTACGAAGGTTTCTCGGCTCGCGAGGAGACCAAACAGCGCGTTTACGCGGCGGTCAAGAAGCTGAATTACGTCGCCAGCCGCGCCGCCGTTCGTCTCGCCACAGGCAAGACCCAGGCGATCGCCTTCTGCTATCCCGGCCACGGGATTGGCGACACGGCGATCGATACCTCTCAGATTTCCACTGTCTTCGGCCAGTTCGACCACATGCTGCAGGTCCACGGTGTGGCGCGCGCGGCCAATTCGGCGCGCTACGACCTTGTGCTGATGATGCGCGGCGGGGAACGCACGCTCGAGCAGTTGCTGACGCAGGCACAGGAAACCGTGGACGGGATCATCTACGTTCAGCCTGAGGCTGATAAAAAGATTATGAAGAAGGTCGTCTCCGCGGAAATCCCGGTGGCGATCGTTGGACCGGCTCCGGTGGAGGGCGACAATTTCTGCTCTGTCCGTGTGGACGAGTTCACGGCCGGCCGCATGGCGATGGGTCACTTGATCGTTGCCGGTTCGCGGCGCGTGATCGTTGCCGTGCCCGAGGCGCTGGTCCACGAAACCGCCATCCAGGATCGCCTGGAAGGCGTGAAGATCGCCGTGAAAACTTTCAGCGATCCGGCGCTGGGATTTGATGTCGTGCAGTTACCGTACGATATGGATGTGGCGAAGTCGAAACTGATCAGCCACATCGGCAAGTGGGGTAAGCCGGACGGCGTCTTGACGCTCGGTGGAGTCTTGCCGTTTGCCGTTATGCAGGCCTTGGAGTCCGAGGGGTTGCTTGTACCGGATGACGTGAAGGTCGTCGGCTTTGACGAGAACCCGATGTACCAGTTGCACAGTCCACCCATCACGGGAATCCGCTATCCAATTGAAGAGATGTGCCGCAAGGCCGCGGAGATTCTTCTCGAACGCATCAAGTCGGGGAAGACTCCCGAACCGGTGCTGATGACGCCGAAGATGATCGCGCGCAAGAGTTCGGAAGCCTCCTTCCTCTTCTAA
- a CDS encoding methyltransferase domain-containing protein, whose translation MSKPASSWWQDYFSPLYLEVYEGPLANPRETRREASFLEKALRPVRPGPILDIGCGFGRHVRAMRHRGFDVTGTDRFAHLLKRHPTRGRRAVCSDMRSLGFADGAFRGAYCIFNTFGYFSREENRAILAEIRRVLSSGGLFVLQIPNGPVMAEIAEEFEPSHTVGPKLTMTEEYAFDPAKNTLRGAGVWRIGKEQQEWSLELQLYSKAEIVAELDFSNLQVTAMYGDYEGEEFDADESSEIVLVARAV comes from the coding sequence ATGAGCAAACCGGCGAGTTCCTGGTGGCAGGACTACTTCAGTCCGCTGTACCTCGAAGTTTACGAAGGCCCCTTAGCCAACCCACGCGAGACGCGACGCGAAGCATCGTTCCTGGAGAAGGCGCTGCGGCCGGTCCGCCCAGGTCCAATTCTGGATATCGGTTGTGGGTTTGGCCGCCATGTTCGGGCCATGCGCCACCGCGGCTTCGACGTCACCGGGACAGATCGTTTCGCCCACCTGCTGAAGCGCCATCCTACTCGTGGCCGACGCGCCGTCTGCAGCGATATGCGCAGCCTGGGATTCGCCGACGGAGCCTTTCGCGGTGCCTACTGCATTTTCAACACGTTCGGCTACTTCTCGCGCGAGGAGAATCGGGCGATACTGGCGGAGATCCGGCGCGTCCTCTCCTCCGGTGGACTATTCGTACTTCAAATCCCGAATGGTCCCGTGATGGCCGAGATTGCGGAGGAGTTCGAGCCCTCCCACACCGTCGGCCCAAAGCTGACCATGACCGAAGAGTACGCGTTCGATCCCGCAAAGAACACGCTGCGCGGCGCGGGGGTCTGGCGAATTGGCAAGGAACAGCAGGAGTGGTCGCTGGAACTGCAGCTCTACAGCAAGGCCGAGATCGTGGCCGAACTGGATTTTAGTAACCTTCAGGTCACCGCGATGTACGGGGATTACGAAGGCGAAGAGTTCGATGCGGACGAAAGCTCTGAGATCGTTCTCGTGGCTCGCGCCGTTTAG